Below is a window of Camelina sativa cultivar DH55 chromosome 11, Cs, whole genome shotgun sequence DNA.
tcctataatttatatcaaaatatatcttaattagtgccttaacaaaaaacatatgatCATTGAACAAtccacaaaaaaatgtttttttttctttatatgatACGACTTAATGTTATGTGACAATAAAGTCACAAATTTAATTGTCATTAAAGGTTATTGACTAAAATTtcaacgttaaaaaaaaaagtagcagtAATCATCTTTTTTTGATACTGTATTACATAATCTGtcccaaacaaataaataagtactattaaagaaaacagaaaacactTGTCGTCtgaaagtttctttcttttatcttaaCCTTGAAGCAAGATTCCGGAGAAAAGTATACTCCTTTAATTTTCCATGGTTTCACACGACAAACCAGCTCTCATCTCCTTCATTCCCATTAcatattttttgtctttaaaccctcaaaaagacaaaaataaaacaaaaacggcaaaactttttataatttccagacacataataaaaacacaaactttatGCAGAAACTACtaatcaagaaacataaaaaaatttcgaaacctctctctgtttctgtctCTCTCAATAATTATGAAACTAATAATACATCAAGTCTtcatcttttggttcttcttaCCATTCTCTGCACTCTCCGGTGATCATGGTGATtataaaaatctcatctttaaAGGTTGTGCAAACCAGAGGTATCCAGACCCAACTGGTGTTTTCTCTCAGAATCTCAAAAACTTGTTCGCTTCTTTGGTTTCTCAGTCAGGACAGAGCTCTTTCGCGTCCACAACCTCTGGAACTGATAACGCCACCGCCGTGATCGGTGTTTTTCAGTGCCGCGGCGATCTCCACGCTCCTCAGTGCTCTGATTGCGTATCTAAAATCCCTAAACTCGTATCTAAACTCTGCGGAGGCGGCGGAGACGACGGTAATGTGGTGGTGGCGGCTCGTGTTCAGCTCGCCGGGTGTTATATCCGGTACGAAATCTCGGGATTCCGGCAAACTTTCGGTACGGAGATGTTGTTTCGTCTCTGCGGGAAAAAACAGAGCAGTGATCCTGGGTTCTCCGGGAAGAGAGATACAGCTTTTGGTATGGCGGAGAACGGTGTGATAACCGGATCAAGCGgcagcggtggtggtggtggaggaggaggagggtttTACGCGGGGCagtatgagtcggtgtactaaCTATTAATATTGATTTAAGATTGTTTGCATCACAAAAAGTTGCAtggaaatcaagaaaatattaatatgcaTAAAATTCATTTATGCATATTTCTGGACAATTTTGCATTGTTTTATCAATTAGTCAACCAAGCATTTttcaaaatcaatgttttttaattatatatatagttctaaattattacattaaaataaaGGTTTACGATTTCGGATTcatagtttagttttttttgttaagatgcAAGGGTTGggttttttcatttgtttttgttgtctttgtcaCTTATctaatttctctttcaaatcgtgtgtcattttatttaattaaccattGAAGGATGAAAGAGATTGCTCAACTTACTGACTAGTACATTTTGTTCCATTTCTAATGATAAaaatgagattaaaaaaaaagaaagcatacccacaatggaaaaataaaagtaaaatgaaaCATCAAAGTAGCAAAATTgatgaaaaagagaaatacTCAACACGAAGTTAAAGCAGCTTTTGTGAAGCAATACAAGTGTACGTGTGACTACTCAATTTCTTAACAAATCTTGTTTTAGTCGTTTTCGTTGAGAAAGAGTAAAGCTTTATTGGTGGTGTATTTCACTTTGGAAGCTTTGGAGTTAGTGAGATTCACTGTATCCGACTATACATTTCACtacatctataaaatcatatctttGCCATGTAAAGTGATTGCCATTCAACAAAATATGCACAATTATGGTAAAAACCATTCTGTACTGCAAAACCTGACTGATTTCAATATATGCTTAGGAGTTGGGCctctttcaaagaaaaataagtttGAGAGCTGATAATCTGTTCTACCACCACTTTTTcgaatatagatatttttgaacATGATTTCCCAAACCAAGAGAGGAGACAAGACATACATCATCTTACAAAGATCTCTGAACTAAGAGTCAGTATAACATAACTCTTTCACCTTAAATCTGAAGTAAGAAAGAATCTGACGCAAAACTTTCACCTTAAACCCCTTAATGAACAAATATACTTGGCAATTAGGAACTATCCCAGACTTATATAAAACTCAAACTCCAAACTTCAAGTACCcttaacaaagaagaagaccatCACCAAGGATTTTGGATAGTCTATTTAAAGATTCAGCAATTCTACGAAAGTGAAATTCAACTATACTAACAAGAATCAGAACTCTAGAGCATTGAATTATGCTTTTCAAAGCTAAGAGAAGTTAAAAGCTTCAACTTCATTGCCTAAAGATGCTATATTCAACTAACTCCTACCAAAATAGCTCAAGTACCATGAACAAAGATGTTACACCATTTAACAACTTCTTCCAAAATATCTTCATTGCCTATAGATGTTACACCAtttaaacaaagtaaaaaaacataaaccatatcAACTAGTTTCAGAACTCTAAGCGAGGATTCCATAAgctaaaaaaaaagcttcaacttCACTGCCTAAAGATGCTAAATTTAACTTATCAACAAGTTTCAGAACTCTAGAGCATTGAATACGCTATAACAAGCTAAGAGAGCCAAAAAAAGCTTCAACTTCATTGCATAAAGATGCTAAATTTAACTAACTTATAAACAACAAATTTGAGAACACTAGAGTACTGAATACGCTATAAGAAGCTAAGAGAAGTAGTAAAAAGCTTCAACTTCAGTGCCTCAAGATCCTATTTTTATTGCAATAGAAACGTAAAACAAGACAAAGAGTACTAAAATACAtcacaatcaaatcaaatctgaagatgataacaacaaaacaacacaaaaaaaaaaaaaaaagcaccaaACTTGATGAATCCACCGACGTGTGAAAATACACTCTTATACGAAAATTCGAATTCCAAAAGAAACACCaaacaacagaaaacaaaacagattacCCTAAATTCGTAATTAAGGATTTCTTACAATCCCCTTTGCATTTGCACTGGAGATGGTGGAGCTCCGAGGAGACTAGCCTGCTGAAGCTCAAGTTCGTTGAGCTGTGCTTCGCGATCCATCTCAATGATCAGTGGAACGGCAAGGATGAGAAAAGTTGTACCAGCGATCCACGCGGCTTTTCCGGTGCTCCAGAGCAGTTTCTTCGATACTCCGACGGCATCTCCAACTGTGCGTCTTCCTTGAGACACGATCTCGGAGTTTGAAATCTTAGCTAAGATGTTTGGTTCTCCTCCGCCAGAGGATTTACCGGCTCCGATTCTCTTCGCCGCCATCGATTTGATATAAagaagagagtgtttgtggTTGCTGAATCGCTAAATCAGGTAGTTCACAAAGAGAGTTTGTGGGGCTGGTAGCGTAGCGAGGGTTTCTTTCCTTCTCTGAAGAGATGAGTTTTTTGGTTACCATGATTGGGCCATTAAGCCTAATGAATTAGTTGACCCATAAAACTTTGGATAGCTCATAAGTAGGTCTGGGCATAAaacccaaaatccaaaaatcgtTCTGAAAAATCCGGTTTTGAAACCAAACCGAATGATCATACATTCCAAACCTCTCTTATTCATCCCCTCTAAATTCAccaatcaaaataaaacaaaacgccatatcatattatatttataaaataaaataaaaagacaaaataaattaaaaaaacaaatattgtttagattttgattaaggaaaatatatcgGTTTAAGTTTACAattgaaaattagggtttaaattttacaactaaaaaaattagatgttggtttggatttataaaaaagtggttagagtttaaattttataattaaatgaaactatatgtcggtttaggtttacaaaatagtggttagggtttagggtttagattttacaattaaagcaaattatatattagtttgagTCTATAAAAGAGTAGTTAgcgtttagattttataattaaacaaaattgtatttcaatttgggtttataaaaaagtggttaggatttaaattatataattaaaaagtgacttgagtttataaaaaagtgacttcagtttaaaagttataattaaaaactacaatataatgtttataattaataatttaaaattaattgatatacaaaatttgtttccttatttaaattttttttttcttaattaagagGAGTTAATAAGAGAGGTTCACCTCTATGAATGAACTTGATACACCCAAATTCGAGaatcactcagccggattagaaaggatagaaactcgccaagatGCAAAGTGCAAGAGGAAAATCtaatggattgaggggtcgcacagcagttgcggaaggctgctgatattcccaactctaATCGCTGCTAAATATGACACACTAGTACAGCAAGAGGAgactgttgcttggatattatacaccaagaaacaaggaagtgttttagacaaagaacaaagagatagactcataaaatgaaaaggaaaattgattgatgattctcaaatgagattacatgtgtttatacaGGGAtaaaaaacttggtaacaaagccaagcattaattgttcttgaaactaaaagaaaatatatatagaaaattgaaTGAATATTCAACTTTTAAAGTTTTCCTTGTATTATGTTCAAAATGGACTGGATTTGATAGACAACATCCCCAATAGAATttctcatgctctctttggccataagctctttaATTAACCTATTAAGTGCATCCTTGAACGTCTTTCCCTTTGACTCCTTGGTCCAATCTGCTAATGAGAACAACATGGGATGTACCATTTATTTACTTTGGACTTAGTAGAAACAATTCCTgattgccaaacataattctggaagcatCTAAACCAATTGAACCTAGAGCTCTTCAGGTGAAGAACTAGATTGACCTCCTTTGGTAAATTAAGTGTATCTTTGTATTTCGTAGGCTAAATCTTATGTTTCtgagcttgttggaaacataagagatccattaaTATCCTCCAAGTAGTTTCATGTCGAAATTGTGTCTGAGTTGATCTGTGTAATacgatctttggctcagacgTGAATTGGGACTGGGATAGATCCACTAACTTGAAATAAtcatatctttcacatatgaactGCTATTAATGTGATTCCAAATTTTCGTGGTTGTGGAgtggatcaagattccagaacagTTTAGTTCATATCTTGAGTCCGTCTGACTTGGTTGGAATCCTCcgttgaatgctcgtaggtccaaatcgcgtagccatgagttcacctgatttgtaaaatgaataacccCTTCATTTGAACTCTGACTGGACTGATTACACTTCAACATATGCTCTAGATGAAGTAAGAATGTATTCCAAATAGtcgtttggctggaagaattgattTTCGACTTTGTTCGTGTTGTACAAGACTCAAGAATCTTTTTgaatggtctcatgatcatatcaaaaCTCAAGAATTGTCCTAATGAAAATTATCCTATTCGGGTTatccaaactgaaccaaaaaccaaacaatatagtatataaaaaacaagaatagaATTACacattagttatattttaatatccaaaaataccatataataaataattcaaaataatctagatctccaaaaaaaaatttagtcatattttttgaaaattatacaaatgtTTGCagaatttaaccaaaatttcttagaattaaataaaatttttaataattttttttttgaaaaccatCAAACCCGACACCTATCCAAACTAAAACTGAACTGAATAATCATACATTTGAGCAGATAATGAACTCTCTTACCCAAATTATCTTAATCCAAATTTCTAATATTAGCTTGTAACAATGATATGCTATTGAAAtaggattattttttttttctttctgaattgTGTTGTAAGATTTTCTTCAAACTAATGCTCTAATAAGCTGACAAGTGGCATTATTCTCATATTTAAGTATACTATTTTCATAAttactaaatttaattatattttcataccaaaaaaattgtcatCATTTTTCAATGTCATTTTAgtagttatataattaaataataaaatattaatattcaaaagatcaattaattttactctaaataatatcaaaatataaaaatattaaaagattctaatatttatttgttgacaaaaaatagaatatttatTTCACAACTTTTTACGGAAAATatcaattcattttatttaaaataatttaacgATATAAGAATATGATTTCAACATGTGTCATTCATCTCATATTTAAGTATACTATTTTCATAAttactaaatttaattatattttcatagcaaaaaaaatttcatcattTTTCAATGTCATTTTAGTAGTTATATAattagataataaaatattaatattcaaaagaTCAACTAATTTAActctaaataatatcaaaatataaaaatattaaaagattataatatttatttgttgaaaaaaatagaatatttatTTCACAATTTTTTACGGCAAAATATCAAttcattttgtttaaaataatttaacgGTATAAGAATAtgatatttcttaatttttgcacCAAAAGATCAACTCATTTAGTTTAACTgaattcaatatataaaataagttaaattcaagatattttaaaacttttatgttGAGGAAGAAGTTAAGAACATACTTGGCCGGTTTTTCATATGACATGAGGAGTGTTAAAGTTAAGGTTGAGAAAGAAGTTAAGAACATACTTGgccataataaacaaaatttactaTATCTTACAGCTGTTGTTGTAGCGAGTAAGGAGATCATCTTCTAAATCCAttctaaactaattaatctaagAGTTTTCAGAGATTGCATAAATGGTAATTTTTCACTTTTGATATTTACTATTTGTCCCTTAGCTTTATTGTTAAAGGATGATATCATGTACATATCTGAGCAATTATGTTGGGTCCATGGTTTCATATTGCAAACCTGggtcaaaaaatttcaaacgtGGAGATGCACATGTTTGCTTGAAACCTTGTTGTAGAGTGTAAAAACTTTGTGGTAGAAAATTCTACTaatgtgtttgtgtttaaacgttactaggtaacaacccgcactatgtgcggtataaaataattattatatatttttactgtaatttttatttataaaatctattttatttatcagTAATTGGAATCTAAAATTCgattgtgtgtatatatatattaaatatataattttttttataataattaaaatttaacccttgagaattattataatatcagtcttatattatcatatcatatgagcaaaaagttcttaaaaatcattttaaagattttatgaaaatgtaattaaaaaatataattaagttagaaagagaatataagaatttaagtttgggtgttaattatatttttggaaaaatacaatagTATGTAAATGtgaatattatattacagtaaaacctctataaattaatactctataaattaataaacactataaattaataaattttgctagtcccaagtcgggacagtgtaaaaaataataaaatttgataagataataagataatattttatttttgaaatttccatgtaaaatatggtcccaagaatatcataaattaataattatgtaaatatatatatatatatatatgctaatatagtaaagtatgtttctcttaaacctcatatctataaaacaattgttatgttgtatcttcaaactataatgatataaaatattctataacatttcataaaacagctaaactttttaaagttttcaatttctaaatatgcatcatttacattttgatagtttgatatactattaaaatacgataattgatattcttattcataaattattcataaatttgaatatttatgtcatgtgtataagtgaatttatctataatatttttaattcattgtcaataatattttttaattatttcaaattcaattccaataccataaaatttaaaacatccaaaattctaactttattttacaaaacttgtctcaattcataattttttaaaaattaaacaattaaaaatatacctataaattaataattattaatttatctataaattaatatcactataaattaataaaatgtcttggtcccatcattattaatttatagaggttttactgtattagaaactgatgacaaataaaggaaactaGGTAACAACCTGCACTATGTGCGGTAGAAATtgattattaaatgtttttactgtaatttttctttacaaaatctaGTATATTTATCGATAATTGGAATATATAAGtcgattgtgtagtatatatatatattaaatatataaaattttgtataataattaaagtttaactagtgagaattattataatatcaatcttatattatcatatcatatgaacaaagaattcttaaaattcattttaaagatctTATGAAATTGTAATTAAcggatataattaagttaaaaagagaatgttgaatttaattttgggtgttaattatatttttgaaaaactacaatattatgtaaatgtaaatattattaaaaaaataatgacaaataaaggaaatagtgTATGAAGCTCTATTAGtgcgacacatcagcattttgtgtgagaatgcttttcttttcatatataagGGATAGTGTCTGGAGTTCTATGAGTACGACACATCAACATTTTGTGTGAGAATACTTCTATTTCAATATATAAGGAATAGGTGCTTTATAGAATTGACGATAGACCTAAGGCCGAAATCATTGATACTCTATTTCAGAAATGAAGTCGTTGGCAACACCTCAAATAAATAGTCAATGTATCAATTCTTTATGGTTAGAATTGGAGATTTACAGTTCATTTTTATCAAAGGAAATTAGAAATCCATTACAGATTATTCTGATTATGTCTAATActaaactttaattattttaaaaaatcataacataGAGTATTGATCTGTATACTACACATATGCAATGAGTTTGGATCATTCCATCACTCAGTAACGAATTATTAGACATCATTATAATATTTGGCATGGAGACCATTAACTATCCACAATGCTCGTTTTTGCATCTTAATACTTTCATATAGTatcacaataattttttaatgtttttttttctcatttacatatatactcATTCAGACATAATGAATTTATCACTCAAAATACTCAATAACAAGAGAATCTGCAACTAAGACCATCACTAATCCATCTCCATATGCATTTCTAAAATAGGAATCTCTATTTTCTGTTCTCTATATTTAAACAgatctatttttaatttacactAAAATTTGAGATCTTAATTTTGAATTCCAAAATGGAGTAGAGTGGAGAAAAATTTATTGCCAAAATAAagttactttattttaattaaaaaaatggaaaataagcTAGAGATGTTCTAACCATGCACATTGTGAATTTATGATCATCACAAAACGACATAAGGTAACACACATTGTTATATCTCTCAAAAATACATGACTACATTATGCAAACAATGCGTCTATATTGTCACACCATCTCATGACAAATATACCTCATTATAGGTATAACACACAATTCTTAAgtaactagattaagacccgtgctagagcacggattaaaattcattttatttatattataatttttttataaaatataatttatgtgattgtttttaaaagtttttttagataaaatattatgtaataaaatcatatgctaaatatgatgacttgaaaaagatacttgttttgtgaatttggtttttaaaaagcgagttattatattatgagtaatttaatatattgttatattttttattttaatatacttggtttttttgaaattctttcatattatagtgacatattattgacattgctataacaaaccaatttagagtgtttatagtttctaactttaatatcaagtttcaatattttaaaaacattttaaaataaatgatttaaagtttattatattatataaaattataaaattataaaattcaacaaaaagtatgaaattgattttaaatattcaaattttgacccgttactcagtaaaatttttaattcaatagatattatttttaaagaataatattaataaaaattgaatattttgtatattgaatcatttatatttgtttttaaaaattcaatttatggtatatccggaaataaaactatttttttaaattataataaataatatgataatttattttttccacaAAATAGGNaaagcgagttattatattatgagtaatttaatatattgttatattttttattttaatatacttggtttttttgaaattctttcatattatagtgacatattattgacattgctataacaaaccaatttagagtgtttatagtttctaactttaatatcaagtttcaatattttaaaaacattttaaaataaatgatttaaagtttattatattatataaaattataaaattataaaattcaacaaaaagtatgaaattgattttaaatattcaaattttgacccgttactcagtaaaatttttaattcaatagatattatttttaaagaataatattaataaaaattgaatattttgtatattgaatcatttatatttgtttttaaaaattcaatttatggtatatccggaaataaaactatttttttaaattataataaataatatgataatttattttttccacaaaataggctcatatataaaaatgagagatgaagtataataataattaacaaattaatatgttaacttagatatcaaatgattttatttgatgaataatttaataaaagaaattaatatggtaagttagatgatatcaaatgattctttaaaatattctctttaatattttagaaacaataaatccagactatacaaataaaataaaacttaatctataacatatttgtaaccaacttattaaattatataatctacaaaacaatgttgtgtacttccgttttatttttttaggggATAACCGTAAAAGaatgtttggttatttttgtaATCTAAAAACATTTGGGGgttaaaatcataaaagaaaaataaattaaagacaCAGTGCAATTAATCAAATTCATGGTTGATTTAGTTCGAATTCAAAACTTATGGGGCAaatcaataaaagaaaagaaagaaaaaaattacattgaagggaaaaaaaaaaggagaaaaaagggAATAAAGAGCGCCTCCTCTTAAATCCCTTACCCTATCTatagttctctctctctctctctcacacaaaaCCCTTTTTAATCTCTCGCAGATCTAAAAAACACTCTCTACCATTTCCTTTTGCCTCTGTTAACCCCTCTATAAATCTCAATTCCTTTCATCTTCTCCCATAGATCTGCTCTACTCTCGATTTGATAACGtagagacacacacacacacacagaacaGAGACTTCGTATTCTCAATCCAGTTTCTTGTTTGCCGATTCGATCTTCTCTCTCATCTTgggtttgtttctttgagcTGTTACTAGTGTTATAATAATGGCGACTCCTTATCCTGGAGCGACGCAggccagtttttttttttttttttttttttttaatttgtttcgtaaattttgatttatgggATTCGTAACGCCTGATTGAATCGGTGGTTTTGATtgatgtatgtgtgtgtgttgtgttgtgcAGGTGGGTTCGTACTTTGTTGGGCAGTATTATAAAGTGTTGCAGCAGCAGCCAGATCTTATTCATCAGTTTTACTCTGAGTCTAGTAGAGCTGTTCGTATCGATGGTGATGCCACCGAGACTGCTAATTCTTTGCTGGTAAACATCATCTGTTACATTCACAAGATTCAATCTTTATACTCGAATTCGTTCTTTTTTACTCGAGTTCTGTGAGGTTCTAGAGGTTTAAGTGGAACTTAAGTTGATGAAGATTTGTACTCTCAATGTGAATTAGTGAAAAGTTCATTGATTTTTGCAATTTCTTTATGTTGTGATTGATTGTAGCATATTCACAACATGGTCATGTCACTTAATTTCACTGCGATTGAAGTGAAGACGATCAATTCAGTCGAGTCATGGGAAGGTGGCGTTCTCGTGGTGGTTTCGGGCTCTGTGAAAACCAAGGAGTTCAGTAACAGAAGGAGTTTTGTGCAGACCTTTTTCCTAGCTCCTCAGGAAAAGGGTTATTTTGTTCTCAATGATGTCTTTCAGTTTGTTGATGAGGAAGCTGTTTACTATCATCAGCCTTCTTATATAACTGAATCCAAGCATGAGGCTCATATCAATCCTCCTTCCCCTCATCAGGAACCCCAAGGTTNNNNNNNNNNNNNNNNNNNNNNNNNNNNNNNNNNNNNNNNNNNNNNNNNNNNNNNNNNNNNNNNNNNNNNNNNNNNNNNNNNNNNNNNNNNNNNNNNNNNNNNNNNNNNCACAACATGGTCATGTCACTTAATTTCACTGCGATTGAAGTGAAGACGATCAATTCAGTCGAGTCATGGGAAGGTGGTGTTCTCGTGGTGGTTTCGGGATCTGTGAAAACCAAGGAGTTCAGCAACAGAAGGAGTTTTGTGCAGACCTTTTTCCTAGCTCCTCAGGAAAAGGGTTATTTTGTTCTCAATGATGTCTTTCAGTTTGTTGATGAGGAAACTGTTTACTATCATCAGCCTTCTTATCTTTCTGAAACCAAGCATGAGGCTCATATCAATCCTCCTTCCCCTCATCAGGAACCCCAAGGTTTGTTTGCTAACTCTTGATAAGACAAACTATTAGAAGGTGTAAAGGTTCATcagtttgcttcttttttttttatgttgatatttaaatttgatatcACTTTGTTTGAATTTCCAGTTCCTGACTA
It encodes the following:
- the LOC104725037 gene encoding cysteine-rich repeat secretory protein 56, yielding MKLIIHQVFIFWFFLPFSALSGDHGDYKNLIFKGCANQRYPDPTGVFSQNLKNLFASLVSQSGQSSFASTTSGTDNATAVIGVFQCRGDLHAPQCSDCVSKIPKLVSKLCGGGGDDGNVVVAARVQLAGCYIRYEISGFRQTFGTEMLFRLCGKKQSSDPGFSGKRDTAFGMAENGVITGSSGSGGGGGGGGGFYAGQYESVY
- the LOC104725036 gene encoding mitochondrial import receptor subunit TOM9-2, with the translated sequence MAAKRIGAGKSSGGGEPNILAKISNSEIVSQGRRTVGDAVGVSKKLLWSTGKAAWIAGTTFLILAVPLIIEMDREAQLNELELQQASLLGAPPSPVQMQRGL